In Physeter macrocephalus isolate SW-GA chromosome 2, ASM283717v5, whole genome shotgun sequence, a single window of DNA contains:
- the HYCC2 gene encoding hyccin 2 isoform X3: MWVYLRLTVSRDRQSNGCIEALLLGIYNLEIADKDGNNKVLSFTIPSLSKPSIYHEPSTIGSMALTEGALCQHDLIRVVYSDLHPQRETFTAQNRFEVLSFLMLCYNSAIVYMPASSYQSLCRMGSRVCVSGFPRQHEKHWKELCGRIVLDPEFMVQLLTGVYYAMYNGQWDLGQEVLDDIIYRAQLELFSQPLLVANAMKNSLPFDAPDSSQEGQKVLKVEVTPTVPRISRTAITTASIRRHRWRREDGFDFSNEADSSIPGSPIQHGSTDLGIKRVQEGEVLVRRTPEHGSPEPNSAAATTEGAEGVNGGEESVNLNDADEGFSSGASLSSQPIGTKPSSSSQRGNLRKVATGRSAKDKETTSAIKSSESPRDSVVRRQYVQQPTDLSVDSIELTPMKKHLSLPAGQVVPKTNSISLIRTASASSSKSFDYVNGSQASTSIGVGTEGVTNLASNTANRYSTVSLQEDRLGQAGEGKELLSPGAPLTKQSRSPSFNMQLISQV, from the exons gAAATTGCTGATAAAGATGGGAACAATAAAGTTCTGTCTTTTACTATCCCTTCCTTATCCAAGCCTTCAATATACCATGAG CCCTCAACAATTGGATCCATGGCTTTGACAGAAGGGGCATTGTGTCAGCATGATCTCATCAGGGTTGTTTACAGTGATCTTCATCCGCAGAGGGAAACATTCACTGCACAAAACCG gtTTGAAGTCCTGAGTTTCCTCATGTTATGTTATAATTCTGCTATTGTGTATATGCCTGCTTCATCTTACCAGTCTCTTTGCCGAATGGGCTCCAG GGTTTGTGTGAGTGGGTTTCCACGGCAACATGAAAAACACTGGAAAGAACTCTGTGGTCGAATAGTATTGGATCCCGAATTTATGGTGCAACTTCTCACAGGAGTTTATTATGCCAT GTATAATGGACAGTGGGACCTTGGCCAGGAAGTCCTTGATGACATCATTTATAGAGCTCAGCTAGAACTCTTTTCTCAACCACTATTG GTTGCCAATGCCATGAAAAACTCATTACCATTTGATGCTCCTGATTCTTCACAAGAAGGCCAGAAAGTACTTAAAGTCGAAGTCACTCCAACAGTGCCGAGGATTTCTCGGACTGCGATTACAACAGCTTCAATCCGTCGCCATAGATGGAGGAGAGAAG ATGGCTTTGACTTCTCAAACGAGGCTGACTCGAGTATTCCTGGCTCCCCGATCCAACACGGCTCCACTGACCTAGGGATCAAACGTGTGCAAGAGGGGGAGGTGCTGGTGCGCAGGACTCCTGAGCATGGCTCACCGGAGCCCAACTCAGCAGCAGCCACAACAGAGG GTGCTGAGGGTGTGAATGGAGGAGAGGAGTCGGTAAACCTGAATGATGCAGATGAAGGATTTTCATCAGGGGCTTCCCTCAGCAGCCAGCCAATTGGGACCAAACCATCCTCCTCTTCTCAGAGGGGAAACTTAAGGAAAGTAGCAACTGGGCGTTCAGCCAAGGATAAAGAAACAACTTCTGCTATCAAATCCAGTGAGAGCCCTCGAGATTCAGTAGTTCGCAGGCAGTATGTACAGCAACCAACTGATCTTAGTGTAGATTCGATTGAGCTGACGCCGATGAAGAAACACCTGAGCCTGCCTGCTGGCCAGGTGGTGCCAAAAACTAATAGTATAAGTCTAATCCGGACAGCCAGTGCTTCCTCAAGTAAATCGTTTGACTATGTAAATGGCAGTCAAGCAAGTACCAGCATTGGGGTTGGCACTGAGGGTGTTACTAATTTAGCATCTAACACTGCTAATCGATATTCAACTGTCAGTCTGCAGGAAGACCGGCTAGGTCAAGCTGGAGAAGGTAAAGAGCTCCTCAGCCCAGGAGCTCCCTTAACCAAGCAGTCTCGATCCCCAAGTTTCAATATGCAGCTAATATCCCAGGTGTAG
- the LOC102984391 gene encoding RING finger protein 122-like: protein MHPFQWCNGCFCSLGLVSTNKSCSMPPISFQDLPLNIYMVTFGTGIFVFMLSLIFCCYFISKLWNQAQSKRYGYKVVVLKGDAKKLQLYGQTCAVCLEDFKGKDEQGVLSCQHAIHRKCLVKWLEVRCVCPMCNKPIAGPLEATQSIGILLDELV from the coding sequence ATGCACCCATTCCAGTGGTGTAATGGGTGTTTCTGCAGCCTGGGACTGGTGAGCACCAACAAGTCCTGCTCGATGCCACCCATCAGTTTCCAAGACCTTCCCCTCAACATCTACATGGTCACCTTCGGCACAGGCATCTTTGTCTTCATGCTCAGCCTCATCTTCTGCTGCTATTTTATCAGCAAACTCTGGAACCAGGCACAGAGCAAACGATATGGATATAAAGTGGTGGTGCTTAAAGGTGATGCCAAGAAGTTACAATTATATGGGCAGACCTGTGCAGTCTGTCTGGAAGACTTCAAGGGGAAGGATGAGCAAGGTGTGCTCTCATGCCAACACGCCATTCACCGCAAGTGTCTGGTGAAGTGGCTGGAAGTACGCTGTGTCTGCCCCATGTGTAACAAGCCCATTGCTGGTCCCTTAGAGGCCACCCAGAGCATCGGGATCCTATTGGATGAGTTGGTGTGA